The genomic window ACAAGCTGTTCTATGCGCTCAAGAAACAGTCACGCAGCTGCTATTTCTTCGAATCGCTCGAACTGCCGCGGCATCAGGATCGCTACTTCACGATCGGCTTCGATCCGCTGGTCGAATTCCTGGCTCGCGGCAACCAGCTGACCATCCAGGGCGATGCCCAGATCATTCAGCAGATGACCGGCCACGCCAACGACGGCAGCGTCACGCTGACGGTCGACAATCCCTACCAATTCCTGCAACAGCAGCTGCCCATGGAACGGCTGGGACGCACTCACCAAGGCGGCCTGGTGGGCTACTTCTGCTACGAATCGGTGAACTACTTCGAACCGGCGATTTCGCTGGAAGAGCATCCCGACTACCCCAACTTTCACCTCGGACTGTACGCCGACGGGTTGATCCTGGACAACGAAACCGGCATCTGCCACTACTACACCTACCACGACGATCGCTCGCACGTCGTCCGCCCGCTGCTGCCCCAGCTGGACACTCTGACGATCCCCACACGGTTGGATTCGGTCGAGTTCCTGGGCAACAGTGAAACCCGCGAAGCCCATACTCAGGCCATCGAAAACACGCTGGAAGAAGTCCGCGCGGGCAATACCTTCCAAGCCGAAGTCGGGTTCAAATCGCGGTACCATATCCGCGGCGACAAGATCGCGGTGTACGACAAACTGCGACAGATCAATCCCAGCCCCTACATGTTTTACGTGGTGTTTGAAGACGTCGAACTGATGGGCGCCAGCCCGGAAGTGCTGATCGCCAACACCGACAAAGCGGTCCTGACCACGCCCACCGCCGGCACCACCGGCCGCAGCAGCGATCCGCAGGAAGACCGCCGCCTGGCGCGGGCCCTGCTGACGGACCCCAAAGAAATCGCCGAACACAATATGCTGGTCGACCTGCATCGCAACGACCTGTCGCGCGTCTGTCGCATTGGCACGGTCCGCATCGCCAGCCTGATGTACCTGATCCGCTTCAGCCACGTGCAACACATCGTCAGCGACGTCGTCGGAGAGCTGGCCGATGGGCAAACGGCTTACGACCTGCTGGCCGCGATCCTGCCCGGCGGCGTGGTTTCGGGAGCTCCGAAAATCGAAACCATGAAAATCATCGATCGCAACGAAAACACACCTCGCGGACCTTACGGCGGCGCGGTGGGGCGATTCAGCTTTAACGGCGACAGCGCCTTCTGCTTGCCAATTCGCAGCCTGTTCTGCAAAGGCGACGAGTGCTTTTCGCAAACCTGCAGCGGCGTGGTGTTGGATTCCAGCGCCGAAAATGAATACAACGAACTGAAACGCAAATTGGCGGCGATGCAACAAACGCTGCAGGAGCTGAGCAAATGACACGGCTGCTGTTGGTGGACAACTTCGATTCCTTCACCTTTAACCTGCACCATCTGTTCGGCCAACTGAACGATGTCGAGGTCACGGTTCGTCGCAACAACGAACCCTTCATTGCCGAACTGGCCGACGGGCGGTACGACGCGCTGCTGATCAGCCCCGGACCGGGCTCGCCCGACGACCAGGCGTACTTTGGCAACTGCATGTCGGCGATCCAACAATTTGGCCCCCAGGGTTTTCCCATCCTGGGCGTCTGCCTGGGTTTCCAGGGCATCGCCCTGGCCTACGGCGCCAAACTCAAACGCGCCGTCTACCCGATGCACGGCAAAACCACACGGCTGCACATCCTGCACGACCAAGGCGTCCTGCAGGGCATCCCCGACGATACCCCGGTGATGCGGTACCACTCGATCATGATCGATCCCGAACAACCCTTTCCATCAGAGTTGATCGTGACGGCGGAGACCACCACGGGGGAACCCTCGATCGCCAAAAACGGCCGCGAGATCA from Roseimaritima ulvae includes these protein-coding regions:
- a CDS encoding anthranilate synthase component II, producing MTRLLLVDNFDSFTFNLHHLFGQLNDVEVTVRRNNEPFIAELADGRYDALLISPGPGSPDDQAYFGNCMSAIQQFGPQGFPILGVCLGFQGIALAYGAKLKRAVYPMHGKTTRLHILHDQGVLQGIPDDTPVMRYHSIMIDPEQPFPSELIVTAETTTGEPSIAKNGREIMAIQHQTDNVYGVQFHPESFGTECGIDLARRFIDITRTR
- a CDS encoding anthranilate synthase component I family protein, which gives rise to MNLPVDTQLNFSWLKRKPTEFEVGVDIDFYKLFYALKKQSRSCYFFESLELPRHQDRYFTIGFDPLVEFLARGNQLTIQGDAQIIQQMTGHANDGSVTLTVDNPYQFLQQQLPMERLGRTHQGGLVGYFCYESVNYFEPAISLEEHPDYPNFHLGLYADGLILDNETGICHYYTYHDDRSHVVRPLLPQLDTLTIPTRLDSVEFLGNSETREAHTQAIENTLEEVRAGNTFQAEVGFKSRYHIRGDKIAVYDKLRQINPSPYMFYVVFEDVELMGASPEVLIANTDKAVLTTPTAGTTGRSSDPQEDRRLARALLTDPKEIAEHNMLVDLHRNDLSRVCRIGTVRIASLMYLIRFSHVQHIVSDVVGELADGQTAYDLLAAILPGGVVSGAPKIETMKIIDRNENTPRGPYGGAVGRFSFNGDSAFCLPIRSLFCKGDECFSQTCSGVVLDSSAENEYNELKRKLAAMQQTLQELSK